From the Acidovorax carolinensis genome, one window contains:
- a CDS encoding IS1595 family transposase, translating into MVAQAFEHWLAQASHLSHTQRSTALRILHEPAVIAAGRECLPDLPACPHCQAPPAQLAPWGWSRGLRRYRCRTCRRTCNTLTGTALAHLRKADCWQTYAQALIDGLTVRQAARACGVHKNTAFLWRQRFLRAAAEHRDRHEGGIVEADETFFLESFKGQRHLLRAARRRGGVGVTRGTGQDQIPVLVVRDRAGHTADFQLARLDAAHVQEVLLPLIDREAVLCTDGASVYAAFARASGITHCVVHPRPGQRVLEGALHIQNVNAYHGRLKNWMARFDGVATKYLANYLGWRRMLERYRQSILPAHCLQEALGRASQHVIGT; encoded by the coding sequence ATGGTCGCCCAAGCCTTTGAGCACTGGCTGGCGCAAGCGAGCCACCTGAGCCACACCCAGAGATCCACCGCCCTGCGGATACTGCACGAGCCCGCTGTCATAGCCGCTGGGCGAGAGTGCCTGCCCGATTTGCCGGCGTGCCCTCATTGCCAGGCGCCGCCAGCGCAACTGGCTCCATGGGGCTGGAGTCGAGGCCTGCGGCGTTACCGATGCCGCACCTGCCGCCGTACCTGCAATACCTTGACCGGCACCGCCTTGGCGCATTTGCGCAAGGCCGATTGCTGGCAGACCTATGCCCAAGCCTTGATCGATGGCCTCACGGTGCGCCAGGCCGCCAGAGCCTGCGGTGTGCACAAGAACACGGCCTTTCTGTGGCGACAGCGCTTTTTGCGCGCCGCCGCCGAGCATCGCGACAGGCATGAGGGCGGCATTGTCGAAGCCGATGAGACCTTCTTCCTGGAGTCCTTCAAGGGGCAGCGCCACCTGTTGCGTGCGGCGCGTCGACGCGGTGGTGTCGGGGTCACGCGTGGCACGGGCCAAGACCAGATCCCGGTGCTGGTGGTACGCGACCGCGCAGGGCATACCGCCGACTTTCAGCTGGCCAGGCTGGACGCGGCACATGTGCAAGAGGTGCTCCTGCCTCTGATTGACCGTGAGGCAGTGCTGTGCACGGATGGCGCCAGCGTTTACGCCGCATTCGCCCGTGCCAGTGGCATCACGCATTGCGTGGTACACCCCCGACCGGGGCAGCGGGTTCTAGAGGGTGCTTTGCACATCCAGAACGTCAATGCCTATCACGGCAGGCTAAAGAACTGGATGGCCCGCTTTGATGGGGTGGCAACCAAATACCTTGCCAATTATCTGGGGTGGCGACGCATGCTCGAGCGGTATCGGCAGTCCATCTTGCCTGCGCATTGCTTGCAA
- a CDS encoding methyl-accepting chemotaxis protein, translating to MKLSLKLPLAFTVSLLLLFAAALFGISRLNQALQTYETTVAQSFEHERLASSVLNEFKVQVQEWKNVLLRGKDPAQLTRYWAAFEKREKSVNEQAQKLLGAMPSGDGRERVSQFVQAHERMGAAYRKGLEAFTAADHDPQAGDKAVAGMDREPAQLLDQAGELIAKASSEVAARAADTAQRATTISLVVMLVVCALGIGGAVAFSRTVVNPLDNAVRVSQAVASGDLTVATEVRGKDEIALLLNALYAMQMSLSRVVSNVRSNANSVAAASSEIAHGNNDLSARTEQQASALEETSASMEELNSTVQANADNARQANQLAVNASTVAVQGGDVVAEVVETMKGINDSSKKIADIIGVIDSIAFQTNILALNAAVEAARAGEQGRGFAVVASEVRSLAQRSAEAAKEIKTLIHASVERVEQGTTLVDKAGATMTEVVSAIRRVTDIVGEISAASSEQSAGVAQVGEAVTQMDQATQQNAALVEQSAAAADSLKTQAQQLVDAVAVFRLLPGEGHDAIAPGA from the coding sequence GTGAAGCTCAGTCTGAAGCTACCCCTCGCCTTTACCGTGTCATTGCTGCTCCTGTTCGCAGCGGCCCTGTTCGGCATCAGCCGGCTCAACCAGGCGCTGCAAACCTACGAAACCACCGTGGCCCAGAGCTTCGAGCATGAAAGACTGGCGTCGAGCGTGCTCAACGAGTTCAAGGTGCAGGTGCAGGAGTGGAAGAACGTGCTGCTGCGCGGTAAAGACCCGGCGCAACTCACGCGCTATTGGGCGGCGTTTGAAAAGCGGGAGAAATCCGTGAACGAGCAGGCGCAGAAGCTGCTGGGCGCCATGCCTTCCGGCGACGGGCGCGAGCGGGTGTCGCAGTTTGTTCAGGCCCACGAACGCATGGGCGCCGCCTACCGCAAGGGGCTGGAGGCGTTCACGGCGGCCGACCATGACCCACAAGCCGGCGACAAGGCCGTGGCGGGCATGGACCGCGAGCCCGCGCAATTGCTCGACCAAGCGGGGGAACTGATCGCCAAGGCCAGCAGCGAAGTGGCTGCGCGCGCCGCAGACACCGCGCAACGCGCCACCACCATCAGCCTGGTGGTGATGCTGGTGGTGTGCGCCCTGGGCATTGGTGGGGCCGTTGCGTTCAGCCGCACCGTGGTGAACCCGCTGGACAACGCTGTGCGCGTATCGCAAGCCGTGGCCAGCGGCGACCTCACGGTGGCCACCGAGGTGCGCGGCAAGGACGAGATCGCACTGTTGCTCAACGCCCTGTATGCCATGCAGATGAGCCTGTCGCGCGTGGTGAGCAATGTACGCAGCAACGCCAACAGCGTGGCGGCCGCCAGCAGCGAGATTGCCCATGGCAACAACGATCTATCAGCCCGCACCGAGCAGCAGGCCAGCGCACTGGAGGAAACGTCGGCGTCGATGGAAGAACTCAACTCCACCGTGCAAGCCAATGCCGACAACGCCCGCCAGGCCAATCAGCTGGCCGTCAATGCATCCACCGTAGCGGTGCAGGGTGGCGATGTGGTGGCCGAAGTGGTGGAAACCATGAAGGGCATCAACGACAGCAGCAAGAAGATTGCCGACATCATTGGCGTGATCGATTCCATTGCTTTCCAGACCAACATCCTGGCGCTGAACGCCGCCGTGGAAGCCGCGCGAGCAGGCGAGCAGGGCCGCGGGTTTGCGGTGGTGGCCAGCGAGGTGCGCAGCCTCGCCCAGCGCAGCGCCGAGGCCGCCAAAGAGATCAAGACCCTGATCCACGCCAGCGTCGAGCGCGTGGAACAAGGCACCACACTGGTCGACAAGGCGGGCGCCACCATGACCGAGGTGGTCAGCGCCATCCGCCGCGTAACGGACATCGTGGGCGAGATCAGCGCTGCCAGCAGCGAGCAAAGCGCGGGCGTGGCCCAGGTGGGCGAAGCCGTGACGCAGATGGACCAGGCCACGCAACAGAACGCCGCGCTGGTCGAACAAAGCGCGGCAGCGGCCGACAGCCTCAAAACGCAGGCGCAGCAGCTGGTGGACGCCGTGGCCGTGTTCCGGCTATTGCCTGGAGAGGGGCACGATGCGATCGCCCCCGGGGCGTGA
- a CDS encoding CaiB/BaiF CoA transferase family protein, with translation MTTSNAGALAGIKVLDLSRVLAGPWCTQMLADLGADVVKVERPGLGDDTRQWGPPFLKDSDGNNTNQASYFTACNRNKRSVTIDMATPEGQALIRQMALQADIVVENFKVGGLQQYGLDHESLRALNPRLIYCSVTGFGQSGPYAERAGYDLMVQAMTGMMSITGRADSEPGGGPLRVGVAVIDLFTGIYASNAILAALHVRDNAVSGTGQGQHIDMALLDVGMAVLANQASGFLATGEAPGRMGNSHPSLAPYQDFPTQDGNMLLAIGNDGQFQRFCAAADQPQWAADPRFATNTLRVQNRTELIPAMEAVTRTRTTAAWIALLEDKAVPCGPVNNIAQAFDDAQVKARGLAVTLPRWKDGEAGDGVAQITGVASPLRLSANPPVLRNAPPALGQHTDEVLRELGLDAARIAALRASGVL, from the coding sequence ATGACCACATCCAACGCAGGCGCCCTTGCAGGCATCAAGGTGCTCGACCTCTCCCGCGTGCTCGCCGGCCCCTGGTGCACCCAGATGCTGGCCGACCTGGGGGCCGATGTGGTCAAGGTCGAACGCCCCGGCCTGGGTGACGACACGCGCCAGTGGGGCCCGCCCTTCCTAAAGGACTCCGACGGCAACAACACCAACCAAGCCAGCTACTTCACGGCCTGCAACCGCAACAAGCGCTCAGTCACCATCGACATGGCCACACCCGAGGGCCAGGCGCTCATCCGCCAGATGGCCCTGCAGGCCGACATCGTGGTCGAGAACTTCAAGGTCGGCGGCCTCCAACAATATGGCCTTGACCACGAGAGCCTGCGCGCACTGAACCCGCGCCTCATCTACTGCTCGGTCACCGGCTTCGGGCAAAGCGGGCCGTATGCCGAGCGCGCGGGCTACGACCTCATGGTGCAGGCCATGACCGGCATGATGAGCATCACCGGCCGGGCCGACAGCGAACCCGGCGGCGGCCCGCTGCGCGTGGGCGTGGCGGTGATCGACCTGTTCACCGGCATTTATGCCAGCAACGCCATCCTGGCCGCGCTGCATGTGCGCGACAACGCCGTGAGCGGCACGGGCCAGGGCCAGCACATCGACATGGCCCTGCTGGACGTGGGCATGGCCGTGCTGGCCAACCAGGCCTCGGGCTTCCTGGCCACGGGCGAGGCGCCCGGCCGCATGGGCAACAGCCACCCGAGCCTGGCGCCCTACCAGGACTTTCCCACGCAAGATGGCAACATGCTGCTGGCCATTGGCAACGACGGCCAGTTCCAGCGCTTTTGCGCGGCGGCCGACCAGCCCCAGTGGGCCGCGGACCCCCGCTTTGCCACCAACACGCTGCGCGTGCAAAACCGCACTGAACTCATCCCCGCCATGGAGGCCGTCACGCGCACACGCACTACGGCCGCGTGGATCGCGTTGCTCGAAGACAAGGCCGTGCCCTGCGGCCCCGTCAACAACATCGCCCAGGCATTTGACGATGCGCAGGTGAAGGCCCGCGGCCTGGCCGTGACGCTGCCGCGCTGGAAGGACGGCGAGGCCGGCGACGGCGTGGCGCAGATCACCGGCGTGGCCAGCCCGCTGCGCCTGTCGGCCAATCCGCCCGTGCTGCGCAATGCGCCGCCCGCGCTGGGCCAGCACACCGACGAGGTGCTGCGCGAACTGGGGCTGGATGCGGCGCGCATTGCGGCGCTGCGGGCCAGCGGGGTGTTGTAA
- a CDS encoding acyl-CoA dehydrogenase: MAQAAFQWDDPFLLDQQLTDDERAIRDAAAAYCQDKLAPRVLEAFRHEKMDTTIFREMGELGLLGPTIPTQYGGAGLNYVSYGLVAREIERVDSGYRSMASVQSSLVMVPINEFGTEAQKQKYLPKLATGEFIGCFGLTEPDHGSDPGSMATRAYKTAGGYKLKGSKMWITNSPVADVFVVWAKEVSEGGTVGPIRGFILDKGMKGLTAPAIHGKVGLRASVTGEIVMDDVFVPEENAFPEVQGLKGPFTCLNSARFGIAWGALGAAEFCWHTARQYTLDRKQFGRPLAANQLIQKKLADMQTEITLGLQAALRVGRMKDEHQNVVEITSLIKRNNCGKSLDIARMARDMMGGNGISDEFGVARHLVNLEVVNTYEGTHDVHALILGRAQTGIAAFS, from the coding sequence ATGGCCCAAGCCGCTTTCCAATGGGATGACCCCTTCCTGCTCGACCAGCAACTGACCGATGACGAGCGCGCCATCCGCGACGCGGCCGCCGCCTATTGCCAGGACAAGCTGGCCCCCCGCGTGCTGGAAGCCTTCCGCCACGAGAAGATGGACACCACCATCTTCCGCGAGATGGGCGAGCTGGGCCTGCTGGGCCCCACCATCCCCACGCAATACGGCGGCGCCGGCCTGAACTATGTGAGCTACGGCCTGGTGGCGCGCGAGATCGAGCGTGTGGACTCGGGCTACCGTTCCATGGCCAGCGTGCAAAGCTCGCTGGTGATGGTGCCCATCAACGAATTCGGCACCGAAGCACAAAAACAGAAATACCTGCCCAAGCTGGCCACGGGTGAATTCATCGGCTGCTTCGGCCTGACCGAGCCCGACCACGGCTCCGACCCCGGCAGTATGGCCACCCGTGCCTACAAAACGGCCGGCGGCTACAAGCTCAAGGGCAGCAAGATGTGGATCACCAACAGCCCCGTGGCCGACGTGTTCGTGGTCTGGGCCAAAGAGGTGAGCGAAGGCGGCACCGTCGGCCCCATCCGCGGCTTCATTCTGGACAAGGGCATGAAGGGCCTCACCGCCCCCGCCATCCACGGCAAGGTGGGCCTGCGTGCCTCGGTCACCGGCGAAATCGTCATGGACGACGTGTTCGTGCCCGAAGAAAACGCCTTCCCTGAAGTGCAGGGCTTGAAGGGCCCCTTCACCTGCCTGAACAGCGCACGCTTCGGCATTGCCTGGGGCGCCCTGGGTGCGGCCGAGTTCTGCTGGCACACCGCGCGCCAGTACACGCTGGACCGCAAGCAGTTTGGCCGGCCCCTGGCCGCCAACCAGCTCATCCAGAAAAAGCTGGCCGACATGCAGACCGAAATCACCCTGGGCCTGCAAGCCGCGCTGCGCGTGGGCCGCATGAAGGACGAGCACCAGAACGTGGTGGAGATCACCTCGCTGATCAAGCGCAATAACTGCGGCAAGTCGCTGGACATTGCCCGCATGGCCCGCGACATGATGGGCGGCAACGGCATCAGCGACGAATTCGGCGTGGCACGCCACCTGGTGAACCTGGAAGTGGTCAACACCTACGAAGGCACGCACGATGTGCACGCGCTGATTCTGGGCCGCGCACAGACGGGCATTGCTGCGTTTTCGTGA
- a CDS encoding DUF6279 family lipoprotein has translation MPALFPLRKALCIAILAMGVLLLQACSTVRLAYNQAPHLAYWQLNSYLNLSETQTERVRGELGDLHQWHRDTMLPCHAELLQKMQLQLPALISPEQACRIYDDARTQFEKVLAQAEPGFVWLASQLSEAQIRNLERKQADSNADWKMEWLELTPAKLREQRYKKLLSRVEGFYGTLEDPQKAVLRASIAQSSFDPRLAYGERVRRQKDLVQVLRSISADRGNTAQSRALLQAFVARMMASPDPAYQRYAQTLVDEGCEGFARLHNAMTPGQRQRAAQSLKGYEQDFLKLAAR, from the coding sequence GTGCCCGCCTTGTTTCCTCTTCGCAAAGCGCTGTGTATTGCCATCCTGGCGATGGGTGTTCTGTTGTTGCAAGCCTGCAGCACCGTGCGGCTGGCCTACAACCAGGCGCCCCACCTGGCCTACTGGCAGTTAAACAGCTACCTCAACTTGTCAGAAACCCAGACTGAACGTGTGCGCGGAGAACTGGGTGACCTGCACCAATGGCATCGCGACACCATGCTGCCCTGTCATGCCGAGTTGCTGCAAAAGATGCAGCTGCAACTGCCGGCCCTCATCTCGCCAGAGCAAGCCTGCCGCATTTATGACGATGCGCGCACCCAGTTCGAAAAGGTGCTGGCCCAGGCCGAACCCGGTTTTGTGTGGCTGGCATCGCAACTGTCCGAGGCCCAGATCCGCAACCTCGAGCGCAAACAGGCCGACAGCAACGCCGACTGGAAGATGGAGTGGCTGGAGCTCACGCCCGCCAAACTGCGCGAGCAGCGCTATAAAAAGCTGCTGTCGCGTGTGGAGGGTTTCTACGGCACGCTCGAAGACCCGCAAAAGGCCGTGCTGCGCGCCAGCATTGCCCAGTCGTCTTTTGACCCGCGGCTTGCCTACGGCGAGCGTGTGCGGCGGCAAAAAGACCTGGTGCAGGTGCTTCGCAGCATCAGCGCAGACCGGGGCAACACTGCGCAATCCCGGGCGCTGCTGCAGGCCTTTGTGGCCCGCATGATGGCGTCACCCGACCCTGCTTACCAGCGTTATGCCCAGACACTGGTGGACGAAGGTTGCGAAGGCTTTGCGCGCTTGCACAACGCCATGACCCCCGGGCAGCGCCAGCGCGCGGCGCAATCGCTCAAAGGCTATGAGCAGGATTTCTTGAAACTGGCCGCGCGGTGA
- a CDS encoding tyrosine-type recombinase/integrase, translated as MAKIKLTKTIVDAAKAGAQDIELRDTLVPGFLCKVTPTGRKVFMVQYRTNAGERRKPAIGQFGELTVEQARSLAQDLLAEVRHGKDPSSLKAAARQAPTVKELCTRFIEDYSKAHNKPSTVEGNLKYISLHIAPALGGIKVPDVTRQDIVALMKKREKAPTGANRVLACLRKMFNMAEIWGYRPDGSNPCKHVQKYPEKGKTRLITDVQLSKLYAYLDQADAEGLEHPTLTLAIRLQFECAARMSEILTLRWEWVDFQNRRIVWPDSKTGGISKPMSEEAVRLLTNAPRFGESPFVCPAIFKPSRPLPKHTYYQGWKRILDRAGVPHIGTHGIRHRAATDIANSGVPVKVGMALTAHKTVTMFMRYVHTEDDPVRNAADLVAARRKGLVEEGRTAATVSAPSSGVIEVQAAAGVGSKTSAGAYRPFRHRLTGERAVPPGTKRTEAQAGTGGA; from the coding sequence ATGGCCAAAATTAAGCTTACCAAGACTATCGTAGACGCTGCCAAGGCTGGCGCGCAAGATATTGAACTGCGTGACACGCTGGTGCCCGGCTTTCTTTGCAAGGTGACGCCGACCGGGCGTAAGGTGTTCATGGTCCAGTACCGGACGAATGCTGGCGAACGTCGTAAGCCGGCAATCGGGCAGTTCGGAGAACTGACCGTCGAGCAGGCACGATCACTTGCACAGGACCTGCTTGCGGAGGTGCGGCATGGAAAAGACCCGAGTTCGCTCAAAGCGGCAGCGCGGCAAGCCCCCACCGTGAAAGAGCTGTGTACCCGTTTCATCGAGGACTACTCGAAAGCACACAACAAGCCAAGCACGGTTGAGGGCAACCTCAAATACATCTCGCTGCATATTGCGCCTGCCTTGGGCGGCATAAAGGTGCCGGATGTTACCCGTCAAGACATTGTTGCGCTGATGAAAAAACGGGAAAAGGCGCCCACTGGTGCCAATCGCGTGCTCGCCTGCCTGCGCAAGATGTTCAATATGGCCGAGATATGGGGGTATCGGCCAGATGGCTCTAACCCATGCAAACATGTTCAGAAGTATCCGGAGAAGGGCAAAACCAGGCTTATCACCGACGTGCAGTTGTCTAAGTTGTACGCATACCTGGATCAAGCCGACGCGGAAGGCCTGGAGCATCCGACTCTGACCCTTGCGATCCGGTTGCAGTTTGAGTGTGCCGCGCGCATGTCCGAAATACTGACGCTTCGCTGGGAGTGGGTCGATTTCCAGAATCGACGGATTGTCTGGCCTGACAGCAAGACCGGGGGCATCTCCAAGCCTATGAGCGAGGAGGCTGTGCGCCTGCTGACGAACGCACCGCGCTTCGGAGAGTCCCCGTTTGTCTGCCCGGCGATCTTCAAGCCTTCGCGCCCGCTGCCGAAGCACACCTACTACCAAGGCTGGAAGCGCATTCTCGACCGTGCCGGTGTTCCGCACATCGGAACCCACGGTATCCGGCATCGGGCGGCAACCGATATCGCCAATTCCGGGGTGCCGGTAAAGGTCGGGATGGCGCTAACCGCGCACAAGACGGTCACGATGTTCATGCGCTATGTGCATACGGAAGACGACCCGGTGCGTAACGCCGCCGATCTGGTTGCGGCCAGACGCAAAGGTTTGGTGGAGGAGGGGCGAACTGCCGCGACAGTGTCCGCACCGTCTTCCGGCGTTATTGAGGTTCAGGCAGCAGCTGGCGTTGGATCGAAAACGTCAGCGGGGGCCTATCGTCCGTTTCGCCATCGGCTCACTGGGGAGCGGGCAGTGCCGCCTGGGACGAAGCGCACAGAGGCCCAGGCAGGCACAGGGGGAGCTTGA
- a CDS encoding type II toxin-antitoxin system RelE/ParE family toxin: protein MTEKRRPLFWEGSSKKDFKEFPIPAQKDMGVALFVVQLGRMPDSSKPWKGLGSGVYELVEDHRGDTFRAVYTVRVGDAVHVLHAFQKKSKSGIATPQPDVDLVEKRLKAVLARYGLSGR from the coding sequence ATGACTGAAAAGAGGCGACCATTGTTCTGGGAAGGCTCCTCGAAGAAGGATTTTAAAGAGTTCCCCATTCCAGCCCAGAAGGATATGGGTGTTGCGTTATTTGTGGTGCAGTTGGGTCGCATGCCAGATTCCTCAAAGCCCTGGAAAGGGCTGGGGTCAGGTGTGTACGAACTGGTGGAAGACCATCGGGGCGATACTTTTCGTGCGGTCTACACTGTGCGGGTAGGGGATGCGGTTCATGTGCTGCATGCGTTTCAGAAGAAGTCCAAATCCGGTATTGCGACGCCGCAGCCGGATGTGGACCTGGTTGAAAAACGGTTGAAGGCAGTTCTTGCCCGGTACGGGCTCAGTGGGAGATGA
- a CDS encoding helix-turn-helix domain-containing protein, which yields MRTKDSHKGTDNVLTDLGFDDAEELSAKAVLAVKLNEIIEKRGLSQTQAAGITGMTQPKVSQVRQYKLQNISLERLMQALVSLDQQVEIVVRPARRAHGAGITVAA from the coding sequence ATGCGAACCAAAGACAGCCACAAGGGCACGGACAACGTTTTAACTGATCTCGGGTTTGACGACGCGGAGGAGTTGTCGGCGAAGGCCGTACTTGCCGTGAAGCTCAATGAAATCATCGAAAAACGGGGCTTGAGCCAGACCCAGGCGGCGGGCATCACCGGCATGACGCAGCCCAAGGTGTCACAAGTGCGTCAGTACAAACTCCAGAATATCTCGCTCGAACGCCTGATGCAGGCGCTCGTGTCGCTTGATCAGCAGGTGGAGATCGTCGTTCGTCCTGCTCGCCGCGCACATGGCGCAGGCATAACGGTGGCGGCTTGA
- a CDS encoding ISL3 family transposase yields the protein MQEALFCQALGLAAPWAVERVALDVERSRIDLYVVWQSGNAACPVCAAADQKLHDHRQRSWRHLDFFQFEAYVHCALPRVSCSVCGCTTQLSVPWAREGSRFTLMFEALALTLAREMPVAACARILRCADNALWRQIDAHVSLARAKESYAGVAVIGIDETSCAKGHSYITLVHDLERARLIYATPGKDASTVQRFTEDFKSHQGRPEAIQVVCMDMSKAFIAGAGQHLPQAAIAFDGFHVVQMANRAVDAVRREEARGERWLKKTRWCWLKDKAKWTDKEQAKMDWLPHTRLKTARAWRMKEALRDVYRNSDADAASSAQALKKWLRWAQRSRLRPFTDLAKTIQQHWAGILKAFDASHLHTGYVEAVNSLLQAAKAKARGYGTTDHFIAMAFLIAGKLTHLPGSPLQKARA from the coding sequence ATGCAAGAAGCGTTGTTCTGCCAAGCGTTGGGGCTGGCCGCACCCTGGGCTGTGGAGCGTGTTGCACTGGATGTCGAGCGCAGCCGCATCGACCTGTACGTGGTCTGGCAATCGGGCAATGCCGCCTGCCCCGTTTGCGCCGCAGCTGACCAGAAACTGCATGACCACCGCCAGCGCAGCTGGCGGCATCTTGATTTCTTTCAGTTTGAAGCCTACGTGCACTGCGCGCTGCCTCGCGTGTCATGCAGCGTCTGCGGCTGTACGACCCAGCTGAGTGTTCCCTGGGCGCGAGAGGGCAGCCGCTTCACGCTCATGTTCGAGGCTTTGGCTCTGACGCTGGCCCGGGAGATGCCGGTGGCCGCGTGTGCACGCATCCTGCGCTGTGCGGACAACGCCTTGTGGCGCCAGATCGATGCCCATGTCAGCTTGGCGCGCGCCAAGGAGAGCTACGCGGGTGTGGCGGTCATCGGTATCGATGAGACCAGCTGCGCCAAAGGCCACAGCTACATCACCCTGGTGCACGATCTTGAGCGGGCGCGACTGATCTACGCCACACCCGGCAAGGATGCCAGCACGGTTCAGAGATTTACCGAGGACTTCAAGAGTCACCAAGGCAGGCCCGAAGCCATCCAGGTGGTGTGCATGGACATGTCCAAGGCCTTTATCGCAGGAGCAGGCCAGCACTTGCCCCAGGCGGCCATCGCCTTTGATGGATTCCATGTGGTGCAGATGGCCAACCGGGCAGTGGACGCTGTGCGGAGGGAAGAGGCCCGGGGCGAGCGCTGGCTCAAGAAGACCCGCTGGTGCTGGCTCAAGGACAAAGCCAAGTGGACGGACAAAGAGCAGGCCAAGATGGATTGGTTGCCCCACACCCGACTGAAGACCGCCAGGGCGTGGCGGATGAAGGAGGCGCTGCGCGATGTCTACAGGAACTCAGACGCGGATGCCGCCAGCAGTGCACAGGCACTCAAGAAATGGCTGCGATGGGCACAGCGCAGCCGCTTGCGGCCCTTCACTGATCTGGCCAAGACCATCCAGCAGCACTGGGCGGGAATACTCAAGGCGTTTGATGCCTCTCACCTGCACACCGGCTATGTGGAGGCGGTGAACTCACTGCTGCAAGCAGCCAAGGCCAAGGCGCGTGGCTATGGCACCACTGATCACTTCATCGCCATGGCGTTCTTGATTGCTGGCAAGCTCACTCACCTGCCAGGCAGTCCTTTGCAAAAAGCAAGGGCCTGA
- a CDS encoding ABC-three component system protein — translation MLFANRRLAGNAQSEICEYLAAQCGIPSSSIYLCGLEQLEVWLKTFPDVAGKADLDPVDSPLIVSPDDLAEVVQALARQKEGVSALLDDPPTTRVTYEQKNLLNNMSAEYAKAQRKKYLKETAQIRAFLSAPENLELLHVYESVVDEFELKIIAKRKDYQTFDEVMEYLVDLLFNRDPILRQHAHKRLTRAVLFYMYWNCDIGEVGGVSEFPCVRLIEPSPIS, via the coding sequence ATGCTGTTTGCCAACAGGCGCTTGGCTGGCAACGCCCAAAGCGAGATATGTGAGTACCTCGCAGCGCAGTGCGGCATTCCCTCGTCGTCGATCTACTTGTGTGGCCTGGAGCAGTTGGAAGTCTGGTTGAAGACCTTCCCCGATGTGGCGGGTAAGGCCGACCTTGATCCAGTCGATTCACCGTTGATTGTCAGTCCCGATGACCTTGCTGAAGTCGTGCAGGCTTTGGCGCGGCAGAAAGAAGGAGTGTCGGCACTGCTTGACGATCCGCCGACCACGCGGGTGACATATGAGCAGAAAAACCTGCTTAATAATATGAGCGCCGAGTATGCAAAGGCGCAGCGCAAAAAGTACCTGAAAGAGACGGCTCAGATTCGTGCATTTCTGTCCGCCCCGGAAAACCTTGAACTGCTGCACGTATACGAATCGGTGGTCGATGAGTTTGAACTCAAAATTATTGCTAAACGCAAGGACTATCAGACTTTTGACGAAGTGATGGAGTATCTGGTGGACCTGCTGTTCAACCGTGATCCCATCTTGCGGCAGCATGCCCACAAGCGCCTGACACGCGCTGTGCTGTTCTACATGTACTGGAATTGCGATATCGGGGAGGTGGGGGGCGTGTCCGAATTTCCGTGTGTGAGGCTCATTGAACCTTCACCGATTTCGTGA